The following are encoded together in the Proteiniphilum saccharofermentans genome:
- a CDS encoding LacI family DNA-binding transcriptional regulator, whose translation MQDIADKLGLSKGTVSLVLSGKAKGSRVSEETCRKVKQMAAEMNYQPNEIARSLSTGKSMSIGVVITDISNEFFGNLTFHIQEQAKKYGYTVITSNTNESPEEFYDAVTTLLNKQVDGIILVPVDEGQEVLLKIMKRNLPVVQVDRYYPDIKANYIIIDNYKVSRDVIEVLIRKGLQRIAVVCYDINLNALTDRRQGYIDALDRHGLLDPALIKNINYENQEEEIKRAIIDLKNNPDKVDAIFFCSRRVFITGVKYMHREGIKIPEEMEVVCFDEIDSFSITNMPITYIKQPIRKMGEKAVDILMEQMSGIDEIKECVFEAEIEYSI comes from the coding sequence ATGCAAGATATAGCAGACAAGTTGGGACTTTCTAAAGGAACAGTCTCTCTTGTATTGAGCGGTAAGGCTAAAGGCAGTCGTGTGAGTGAGGAGACGTGCAGGAAGGTTAAACAAATGGCTGCTGAGATGAACTATCAGCCGAATGAAATTGCCCGTAGCCTCAGTACAGGAAAGAGCATGTCTATTGGAGTTGTTATTACGGATATCTCAAATGAATTTTTTGGAAACCTTACCTTCCATATACAGGAACAGGCGAAGAAATACGGCTATACGGTGATTACTTCAAACACAAACGAAAGCCCGGAGGAGTTTTACGATGCGGTTACCACATTATTGAACAAGCAGGTGGACGGTATTATACTAGTTCCGGTAGATGAAGGGCAGGAAGTCCTCCTTAAAATCATGAAAAGAAATCTTCCAGTGGTGCAGGTAGATCGTTATTATCCGGATATTAAGGCCAACTACATCATTATTGATAATTATAAAGTATCCCGTGATGTAATTGAAGTTTTGATCAGAAAAGGTTTGCAAAGGATTGCAGTTGTTTGTTATGATATTAATCTGAATGCATTGACAGACAGGCGGCAGGGCTACATCGATGCACTGGACCGTCATGGTTTATTAGACCCTGCATTGATAAAGAATATCAATTATGAGAACCAGGAAGAAGAGATAAAAAGAGCCATTATCGACCTGAAAAATAATCCCGACAAAGTTGATGCAATATTTTTTTGTTCCAGGAGGGTATTTATTACCGGGGTAAAATATATGCACAGGGAAGGCATAAAGATCCCCGAAGAGATGGAAGTGGTGTGTTTTGACGAAATCGATTCTTTTTCTATCACCAATATGCCTATTACCTACATTAAGCAACCTATAAGGAAAATGGGGGAAAAAGCAGTGGATATTCTTATGGAACAGATGAGCGGAATAGACGAAATAAAAGAGTGCGTCTTCGAAGCCGAGATTGAATATTCAATCTGA